In [Clostridium] cellulosi, one genomic interval encodes:
- a CDS encoding hydrogenase large subunit domain-containing protein (High confidence in function and specificity), with product MGDFDKMRKTLLEAAKNNRLEETAEKLKNEVPKEEQRALDSLLHPERYGPVVQLSDCVCADGEAKCELHCLFDGIKRDKDGKLIVSTDCAGCGLCIEDCENHVLAGRVDLIPLMKLLAEHKTPVYAMIAPAFSGQFSEKVTAGKLRSAFKAAGFYGMIEVALFADILTLKEALEFDRAIQDDNDFIMTSCCCPMWVALIKKKYSSLIPHVPPSVSPMVACGRSIKHIHPEAVTVFIGPCIAKKAEAREEDIKDAVDYVLTFQETAELFEVCGIDPAEMPEDESDHSSKGGRIYAKTGGVSEAVKSTVERLNPHRKIALKAQQADGIVDCKKMLLEIEKGNINANFIEGMGCKGGCIGGPKRIIPVDEAREHINNYAKSASCKTPADNPHVLMILQKLGFDTLESLLDRDNIFIRQFK from the coding sequence ATGGGCGATTTTGATAAGATGCGAAAGACTTTGCTTGAGGCGGCAAAGAACAACAGGCTTGAGGAAACTGCCGAGAAATTAAAGAATGAGGTGCCAAAGGAAGAGCAAAGAGCGCTTGACAGCCTTCTGCACCCTGAAAGATACGGGCCTGTCGTTCAGCTTTCCGATTGTGTCTGTGCAGACGGCGAAGCGAAATGTGAGTTACACTGCCTTTTTGATGGGATAAAGCGCGATAAAGACGGTAAACTCATCGTTTCAACGGACTGCGCGGGATGTGGGCTTTGCATAGAAGACTGTGAAAATCATGTCCTTGCTGGCAGAGTAGATCTAATACCATTAATGAAGCTGCTCGCCGAGCATAAGACCCCTGTTTATGCGATGATTGCGCCTGCTTTTTCGGGCCAGTTCAGTGAAAAAGTAACGGCCGGCAAACTCAGGAGCGCATTCAAGGCGGCCGGGTTTTACGGAATGATTGAGGTGGCTTTATTTGCCGATATACTGACGCTTAAAGAGGCGTTGGAGTTTGACCGGGCCATTCAAGACGACAACGATTTTATTATGACGAGCTGCTGCTGTCCCATGTGGGTCGCACTGATAAAGAAGAAGTATTCTTCGCTGATTCCCCATGTGCCGCCGTCGGTGTCGCCTATGGTAGCCTGCGGGCGCTCAATAAAGCATATTCATCCAGAAGCCGTGACAGTGTTTATCGGCCCGTGCATTGCGAAGAAGGCGGAGGCAAGGGAAGAGGATATCAAGGACGCCGTTGATTATGTGTTGACCTTTCAGGAGACCGCCGAGCTGTTTGAGGTCTGCGGCATAGACCCCGCCGAGATGCCAGAGGACGAAAGCGACCATTCTTCAAAAGGCGGGCGTATTTATGCAAAAACGGGTGGTGTCAGTGAGGCTGTAAAGTCTACCGTAGAAAGACTCAATCCACACAGGAAAATCGCACTTAAGGCACAGCAGGCAGACGGCATTGTCGACTGCAAAAAGATGCTTTTGGAAATAGAAAAGGGAAATATTAACGCTAATTTCATCGAGGGAATGGGCTGTAAAGGCGGATGTATAGGCGGTCCGAAGCGAATTATACCGGTTGATGAGGCAAGGGAACACATAAATAATTATGCAAAATCTGCGTCATGTAAAACGCCGGCTGACAATCCACATGTGCTCATGATTCTCCAAAAATTGGGTTTTGACACATTAGAAAGTCTTCTTGACAGAGACAATATTTTTATCCGCCAATTCAAATAA
- a CDS encoding tRNA/rRNA methyltransferase SpoU (High confidence in function and specificity) produces the protein MQTVFKSYKKDFEHSYSFGAFPTIELIKSKPEKVIKVFASTSYREEGREELENLCRKNNVELEINDKVISRLSPKESCLVIGAFKKYECELQKNVPHVALQNPSNMGNLGTIMRTMLGFGVHDLAIIGGGADILDPKVIRASMGAIFRIRFSHFDTIEQYAEIFTSHELYPFMLDGELSLSDMPPRSDKPFTLIFGNEATGLDEHYKQIGKSVVIKHSGEIDSLNLSIAAGIALYEFTKKR, from the coding sequence ATGCAAACAGTATTTAAATCGTATAAAAAAGATTTTGAACATTCCTATTCATTCGGAGCATTTCCGACGATAGAACTAATAAAATCAAAGCCCGAAAAGGTCATAAAGGTTTTTGCCAGCACCTCTTACAGGGAGGAAGGACGCGAAGAATTAGAGAATCTCTGCAGAAAAAATAACGTGGAGCTTGAAATAAACGATAAAGTCATCTCCCGTTTAAGCCCAAAGGAGAGCTGCCTTGTCATAGGGGCTTTCAAAAAGTATGAGTGCGAGCTTCAAAAGAATGTCCCGCATGTGGCGCTGCAAAACCCGAGCAATATGGGCAATCTCGGCACAATAATGAGAACTATGCTCGGCTTCGGCGTCCATGACCTTGCAATTATCGGCGGCGGTGCCGATATACTTGACCCGAAGGTTATCCGCGCTTCAATGGGCGCCATATTCCGTATAAGATTTTCCCATTTTGATACGATTGAACAATATGCAGAGATATTCACATCTCACGAGCTGTATCCGTTCATGCTTGACGGCGAGCTGTCGCTTTCGGATATGCCGCCGCGTTCGGACAAGCCCTTTACGCTGATTTTCGGCAACGAGGCGACGGGCCTTGACGAGCATTACAAACAGATAGGCAAAAGCGTCGTTATAAAACATTCCGGAGAGATAGATTCACTCAATCTCTCGATTGCAGCGGGCATAGCGCTTTACGAGTTTACGAAGAAACGCTGA
- a CDS encoding hypothetical protein (High confidence in function and specificity) — translation MADYKLLLFDADETLFDFNKAMRVSLSRCLEHYGVECSAEMLDTFDKINIKYWNMYESGKISRPKMQKSRFEEFLSQFNIDCDPEEFDALYIDNLAFCPFLYDGVEELCRELSGRYRMSIVTNGIAYMQRKRIESSSIRKYFEHIIISDDAGYPKPEKGFFDYVFRIYSDIPRRAALVIGDSLVADIKGGIDAGTATCWVNPGGIRSDGTIKPDYEIRNINELRTLLL, via the coding sequence ATGGCTGACTATAAGCTGCTTTTGTTTGACGCTGATGAGACGCTTTTTGATTTTAATAAGGCGATGCGCGTGTCGCTTTCGCGCTGTCTTGAGCATTACGGCGTAGAGTGCAGTGCCGAAATGCTGGACACCTTTGATAAAATCAATATAAAGTACTGGAATATGTATGAGAGCGGCAAAATATCACGCCCTAAAATGCAGAAAAGCCGGTTTGAAGAGTTTTTGTCCCAATTCAATATAGACTGCGACCCCGAAGAGTTTGACGCGCTTTATATAGACAATCTCGCTTTCTGCCCGTTTTTATATGACGGGGTAGAGGAACTGTGCAGGGAGCTGTCTGGCCGTTACAGGATGTCTATTGTGACAAACGGCATAGCATATATGCAGCGGAAGCGTATCGAATCGTCGTCCATCAGAAAATATTTCGAACACATAATAATATCCGACGACGCGGGGTATCCAAAACCGGAAAAAGGCTTTTTTGACTATGTTTTCAGGATTTACAGCGATATTCCCCGCCGCGCCGCGCTGGTGATTGGGGACTCACTCGTGGCAGATATAAAGGGCGGCATTGACGCCGGCACTGCGACATGCTGGGTCAACCCCGGCGGGATTCGCAGCGACGGTACTATCAAGCCGGACTATGAGATAAGGAACATCAATGAACTGCGCACGCTGCTCCTTTAA
- the spoIVA gene encoding Stage IV sporulation protein A (High confidence in function and specificity), translating into MESRSIYQDIAQRTDGDIYIGVVGPVRTGKSTFIKRFMESLVIPNIENSYKRERATDELPQSAAGRTIMTTEPKFIPNEAVEIRLKDNAVFRVRMIDCVGYIVPSALGYIENDNPRMVMTPWYDKEIPFNMAAEIGTRKVITDHSTIGLVVTTDGSIGEIPRDEYAEAEERVIEELKDINKPFVILLNSTQPTAASTLALRAEMENKYNVPVIPVNCLELGENEIRSIIETVLFEFPVKEIGVDLPDWIAALDMDHWLHSSLYNTINEAAKNITKIREVRNTVESIAQNENVTNVMVTGVDLGSGTASIAITVSPGLFYQVLGETTGFNISGEGDLIELMMSLSKMKKEYDKIKGALEEVNATGYGIVMPTVEELKLEEPEMLKQGGRFGVRLEASSDSIHMIKCRVVTEINPLVGSEKQSEELVNYLLKEFEDNPDKIWDSNIFGKSLHELVTDELHNKLHHMPADARLKIQETLERIINEGCGGLICILL; encoded by the coding sequence ATGGAAAGCCGCAGCATATATCAGGATATAGCGCAGCGCACGGACGGTGATATTTACATTGGCGTTGTAGGTCCGGTCCGCACGGGAAAATCCACGTTCATCAAAAGGTTTATGGAGAGTCTCGTGATTCCGAACATAGAGAATTCCTATAAGAGGGAGCGGGCAACCGATGAACTGCCGCAGAGCGCTGCGGGACGTACTATAATGACGACGGAACCTAAATTCATTCCAAATGAGGCTGTGGAAATAAGGCTTAAGGACAACGCAGTTTTCAGGGTAAGGATGATCGACTGCGTCGGCTATATCGTGCCGAGCGCGCTCGGATATATAGAAAACGACAATCCGCGCATGGTTATGACGCCGTGGTATGACAAGGAGATTCCGTTCAATATGGCGGCGGAGATCGGGACCCGGAAGGTAATAACCGACCATTCTACAATAGGGCTTGTAGTCACCACCGACGGCAGTATCGGGGAGATCCCGAGGGATGAATATGCCGAGGCCGAGGAACGGGTAATTGAGGAGCTTAAGGATATTAATAAGCCATTTGTAATACTGCTCAACAGTACGCAGCCTACAGCAGCTTCGACATTGGCCCTCCGCGCTGAGATGGAGAACAAGTACAACGTGCCGGTAATTCCCGTAAACTGCCTTGAGCTCGGGGAAAACGAGATAAGGAGCATAATTGAGACTGTCCTGTTCGAGTTCCCGGTCAAGGAAATTGGCGTCGACCTGCCCGACTGGATAGCGGCCCTCGATATGGACCACTGGCTGCACTCTTCATTGTATAATACAATAAATGAAGCCGCGAAGAATATTACAAAGATAAGAGAAGTCCGCAATACGGTTGAAAGCATCGCCCAAAATGAAAATGTAACTAATGTTATGGTTACAGGCGTAGACCTCGGGAGCGGTACTGCATCAATCGCAATTACTGTTTCGCCCGGCCTGTTTTATCAGGTGCTTGGAGAGACGACCGGATTTAACATTTCAGGTGAAGGCGACCTGATTGAGCTTATGATGTCGCTTTCAAAGATGAAAAAGGAGTATGACAAGATAAAAGGCGCCCTCGAAGAAGTGAACGCGACTGGGTATGGAATCGTAATGCCGACGGTAGAGGAACTCAAACTCGAAGAGCCAGAAATGCTTAAACAGGGCGGACGTTTCGGGGTACGCCTCGAAGCCAGCAGCGATTCAATACATATGATAAAATGCCGCGTCGTTACGGAAATCAATCCGCTTGTCGGCTCGGAGAAGCAGTCTGAGGAGCTGGTAAACTACCTCCTCAAAGAATTTGAAGATAACCCGGATAAGATATGGGATTCGAACATCTTCGGCAAGTCGCTCCACGAGCTTGTCACCGATGAGCTGCACAATAAGCTCCACCATATGCCCGCGGACGCCAGACTTAAGATTCAGGAGACACTCGAGCGAATAATCAACGAGGGCTGCGGAGGGCTTATTTGCATCCTGCTTTAA
- a CDS encoding Peptidoglycan-binding lysin domain (High confidence in function and specificity) — translation MDLPVNRAAVRINKLAFDGTADLPIEGDVLLPDYCPDIARVLNTEACAKIDTKTLDMGRLNVSGTFCVRIIYIPDNSSSIRCFTYESTLTHTFEAAGVDRNDMAKAKARVDYVNCRPISPRRFQIKASVSISAKVWSRKDEEIVTGCDDDRVEMLSRRIKVSSPIGFAERPFSVEDELEVSYGKPPVASIVRCDAAAVVQDYKVIANKIITKGELVLHTLYSPEAEDSRLEVMDHSLPLSQIIDLEGVDEQSIVSVKYEVKKINVEMAANEDGENRIMSVKAEINAMASARSNGEVTVVADAYSPVYEMEIQMKPLSVEYITDVIKSNETVKLSVEAPGDGFSSVTDCVVKPETVTAKAEGKNLVITGEMSISVMASDMNGGPVCLERSAPFTINEPMSAPSANIRCEPDITVVAATFSIVPGGIDIRCDCMVSAIVFSVDSENVVADMSLDETKPREIKQKTLTLYFADGGESLWNIAKRYNTSVEAIKRENNLEEDTLPERSMLLIPKKHCAKN, via the coding sequence ATGGACTTACCAGTAAACCGAGCTGCTGTTCGTATAAACAAACTGGCGTTTGATGGCACAGCAGACCTGCCCATTGAAGGCGATGTCCTGCTGCCGGATTACTGCCCGGATATCGCGAGGGTACTCAATACTGAGGCATGTGCAAAAATAGATACAAAAACGCTTGATATGGGACGTCTAAATGTCAGCGGCACGTTTTGTGTCAGAATCATATATATCCCCGATAATTCGAGCTCGATAAGATGTTTTACTTATGAGAGCACACTTACACACACCTTTGAAGCGGCTGGCGTCGACCGCAACGATATGGCGAAAGCGAAAGCCAGAGTTGATTATGTCAACTGCAGGCCGATCAGTCCGAGAAGATTTCAGATTAAGGCTTCGGTTTCAATCTCTGCGAAGGTATGGAGCCGCAAGGACGAGGAAATTGTCACAGGGTGTGACGACGACAGGGTCGAGATGCTCAGCAGGCGCATAAAAGTCAGCAGCCCGATAGGTTTTGCCGAGCGTCCATTCAGCGTCGAGGACGAACTTGAGGTAAGCTACGGCAAACCTCCTGTTGCCTCGATAGTGAGATGTGACGCGGCAGCGGTTGTGCAGGATTACAAGGTTATTGCTAATAAAATCATTACAAAGGGCGAATTGGTTCTACATACGCTTTATTCGCCGGAAGCGGAAGATTCAAGGCTTGAGGTTATGGACCATTCCCTGCCGCTGAGCCAGATAATTGACCTCGAGGGCGTTGATGAGCAAAGCATTGTCAGCGTTAAATATGAGGTTAAAAAGATAAATGTTGAGATGGCGGCTAATGAAGACGGTGAAAACCGGATAATGTCGGTCAAGGCGGAAATAAACGCTATGGCGAGCGCGCGGAGCAACGGCGAGGTTACAGTCGTTGCAGATGCGTATAGCCCTGTTTATGAAATGGAAATCCAGATGAAGCCGCTTTCCGTCGAATACATTACAGACGTCATTAAGTCTAATGAAACGGTAAAACTTTCGGTTGAAGCGCCCGGCGACGGTTTTTCAAGCGTTACCGATTGTGTAGTCAAACCCGAAACCGTGACGGCAAAGGCAGAGGGCAAGAATCTTGTCATAACCGGCGAAATGAGTATATCGGTAATGGCGTCGGATATGAATGGCGGGCCAGTATGCCTTGAACGATCCGCTCCCTTTACCATTAACGAGCCGATGAGTGCTCCGAGCGCCAATATCCGCTGCGAACCGGATATTACAGTCGTCGCAGCCACCTTCAGCATTGTTCCCGGCGGCATTGATATCCGCTGTGACTGCATGGTGTCCGCGATAGTGTTCAGTGTTGACAGCGAAAATGTCGTCGCTGATATGTCGCTTGACGAGACAAAGCCGCGGGAGATAAAACAGAAAACGCTTACATTGTATTTTGCCGACGGCGGGGAGAGCCTGTGGAACATTGCCAAGCGCTACAATACGTCGGTGGAGGCAATCAAACGCGAAAACAATCTTGAAGAAGATACGCTTCCAGAGCGTTCAATGCTGCTTATACCCAAAAAGCACTGCGCGAAAAACTGA
- a CDS encoding putative membrane protein (Hypothetical protein) — MKMRLFAVAISAIFLGIGILLACFLPASVLVIVISLAIIIIGFCCLKR; from the coding sequence ATGAAAATGCGCCTATTTGCTGTCGCAATATCTGCCATTTTTCTCGGAATCGGAATTCTCTTAGCCTGCTTTTTACCCGCTTCTGTTCTTGTAATTGTAATATCGCTTGCAATAATAATTATTGGGTTCTGCTGCCTTAAGAGGTAA
- a CDS encoding hypothetical protein (High confidence in function and specificity), translating into MAKVKILSDSTCDLPAEIIEKYDIGIIPLYINLGGKVYKDNKIDVTPSIIYDFVEKTGELPGTIGATVEDFKIEFEKWHNEGYEIVCHTISSDMSCTYQNAVIASEGIDGVYVVDSRNLCTGVGLCVMNSAELAMQGKSAAEIAESTAEFTKKVNTSFVINTLDYLKKGGRCSSVAALGANLLKIKPQIVVDGGTMRVGKKFRGPLSKVRMEYVDTLFKDKDDIDTRRVVLAHTYGVSREQLDALRDRINQYISFDEIIETEAGATITSHSGPETIGIMFIQK; encoded by the coding sequence ATGGCAAAGGTCAAAATACTTTCAGACAGTACATGCGATTTGCCAGCTGAAATCATTGAAAAATATGATATTGGCATAATTCCGCTGTACATAAATTTGGGAGGCAAAGTATATAAAGACAATAAGATAGATGTAACACCGAGCATTATATATGATTTTGTAGAAAAAACAGGCGAGCTTCCGGGCACTATTGGAGCCACTGTTGAAGATTTTAAAATAGAGTTTGAAAAGTGGCATAATGAAGGCTATGAGATAGTCTGCCATACGATTTCAAGCGATATGTCATGCACATATCAAAATGCGGTAATTGCTTCTGAGGGCATTGATGGTGTGTATGTTGTCGATTCGAGGAACCTTTGCACCGGCGTAGGGCTTTGCGTGATGAATTCAGCAGAGCTCGCTATGCAGGGTAAAAGTGCCGCTGAGATCGCAGAAAGCACCGCCGAATTCACAAAGAAAGTAAACACATCATTTGTTATAAATACGCTCGATTATCTTAAAAAAGGCGGCAGATGCTCCAGCGTAGCGGCGCTCGGCGCAAATCTTTTAAAAATCAAGCCCCAGATTGTGGTCGACGGCGGAACAATGAGAGTGGGCAAGAAATTCAGAGGGCCGCTTTCAAAAGTCCGGATGGAATATGTTGATACCTTGTTCAAAGACAAGGACGATATTGACACCAGAAGAGTAGTTTTGGCTCATACATATGGCGTTAGCCGCGAACAGCTTGACGCTTTGCGTGACAGGATAAATCAATATATCAGTTTTGACGAAATCATCGAAACCGAAGCGGGTGCTACAATAACATCCCACTCTGGGCCCGAAACGATTGGAATTATGTTTATTCAAAAATAA
- a CDS encoding FAD-dependent pyridine nucleotide-disulphide oxidoreductase (High confidence in function and specificity), with translation MEYFDVVIIGAGPAGISASLYTVRANLKTLVIGSSGSSLEKADKVENYYGFENPISGKELLETGIKQAKRLGVIVEKDEVTAIEFDRVFTTRTVKTEYLSKAVLIATGLPPKRPKIPGMDKFEGKGVSYCTTCDGFFFKNKKVGILGNGNYAVQEAMELLPFTKDITIFTNGKSADFSGVYAKEAERYKICIDKVIELSGGEKLEEIVLDSGSEKLDGLFVAGETASSIDFATKLGVATKGNIIITDSSKKTNIDGLFAAGDCTGGFKQISVAVGEGAIAGRSIIEYIRRNK, from the coding sequence ATGGAATATTTTGATGTAGTTATAATCGGGGCCGGACCGGCAGGAATTTCCGCGTCCCTGTATACAGTTAGAGCTAACCTTAAAACGCTGGTCATAGGCTCATCGGGAAGTTCGCTCGAAAAAGCAGACAAAGTCGAAAACTATTATGGATTTGAAAATCCGATAAGCGGAAAAGAGCTGCTTGAGACCGGTATTAAACAGGCTAAGCGCTTAGGCGTCATTGTTGAAAAAGATGAAGTCACTGCCATTGAATTCGACAGAGTGTTCACGACAAGGACTGTTAAAACAGAATATCTGTCTAAAGCCGTTCTCATTGCCACCGGATTGCCGCCGAAAAGGCCGAAAATACCCGGCATGGATAAGTTTGAAGGCAAGGGGGTCAGCTACTGCACCACCTGCGACGGGTTCTTTTTTAAAAATAAAAAAGTAGGCATTTTAGGCAACGGAAATTACGCCGTTCAGGAAGCAATGGAGCTTTTACCGTTTACTAAAGACATAACAATTTTCACAAACGGTAAAAGCGCAGATTTTTCAGGGGTTTATGCGAAAGAAGCTGAAAGATATAAAATTTGTATCGACAAAGTAATTGAACTGTCCGGCGGCGAAAAGCTCGAAGAAATCGTGCTTGACAGCGGTTCGGAAAAGCTTGATGGCCTCTTTGTGGCGGGCGAGACGGCTTCAAGCATAGATTTTGCCACTAAACTCGGCGTCGCCACTAAGGGAAACATTATCATAACCGACAGCAGCAAAAAGACAAATATCGACGGCTTATTCGCGGCCGGCGACTGCACCGGCGGGTTCAAACAGATATCCGTCGCGGTTGGAGAAGGCGCTATTGCCGGAAGAAGCATAATAGAATATATACGCCGCAACAAATAG
- a CDS encoding Mn-dependent transcriptional regulator (High confidence in function and specificity) has translation MSVMPDFHTVRGYQILEQNRKLLTPAMEDYLEMIYRYSLSQNYMRVNTLAQLLNVRPPSATSMVKKLTEHGLLKYKKYDIIILTDKGAKLGRYLLERHRIIETFLKNLGISKNLLIDTERIEHIVSDETLERIIHFNKCVSEKPGLYAELAAKTD, from the coding sequence ATGAGCGTTATGCCGGATTTTCATACTGTCCGCGGTTATCAAATTCTTGAGCAAAACCGGAAACTGCTGACTCCAGCGATGGAAGATTACCTTGAAATGATTTACAGATATAGCTTATCGCAAAATTACATGCGTGTAAATACCCTCGCTCAGCTTTTAAACGTGAGGCCGCCTTCGGCGACAAGCATGGTCAAAAAACTGACGGAACACGGGCTTCTCAAGTACAAGAAATACGATATCATCATTCTTACCGACAAGGGTGCCAAGCTGGGACGGTATCTGCTGGAACGGCATAGGATTATTGAGACTTTTCTCAAAAACCTCGGTATCAGCAAAAATCTGCTCATTGACACCGAGCGCATTGAACATATCGTATCCGACGAAACGCTTGAAAGGATTATACATTTTAATAAATGCGTAAGCGAAAAACCCGGCCTTTATGCCGAGCTTGCCGCTAAAACAGACTAA
- the mntH gene encoding Divalent metal cation transporter MntH (High confidence in function and specificity), whose product MESETDFNLHTQSNRIAVRHFSRRKTGFANLLKYIGPAFVVSVAYVDPGNVASNISGGSKFNYALIWVILWSNIMAIFLQTLSAKLGIATGHNLPEMCAKVFPKSLNCFFWMLAEIGAMATDLAEFLGATLGLNLLFGIPMFYAALLSGVLTFFICYMEKYGQKIVEIIITVLVAIICIAYLIEIFLAKPDWAQVALHTLIPSIPNKEALTIAVGMLGATVMPHVIYLHSELVQCRCKKGSFEEKKHHLKMEKIDIVIAMNIAFFVNAAMVIVSAAVFHRSGIVVETMQQAHKSLEPLLGSLSSGVFGIALLASGLSSSAVGTMAGQTIMRGFINLNIPVNLRRLITMLPALIIIGLGLNTMYALVISQVVLSFILPIPVIQLLIISGRKDLMGSLVNKPWVQALGIIITCVIVVLNALLVFFTITGRG is encoded by the coding sequence TTGGAAAGCGAAACTGATTTCAATCTGCACACCCAAAGCAACCGCATCGCTGTAAGGCATTTTTCCCGCAGAAAAACAGGGTTTGCAAACCTTTTAAAATACATAGGGCCTGCATTCGTAGTGAGCGTAGCCTATGTGGATCCTGGCAACGTCGCAAGCAACATAAGCGGCGGCTCAAAATTTAATTACGCGCTCATATGGGTAATCCTATGGAGCAACATTATGGCAATATTCTTGCAGACCTTATCCGCAAAGCTTGGAATAGCTACCGGACATAATCTGCCGGAAATGTGCGCTAAAGTATTCCCAAAAAGCTTAAACTGTTTTTTCTGGATGCTGGCTGAAATTGGCGCGATGGCGACTGACCTTGCGGAATTTCTCGGCGCTACGTTGGGATTAAACCTATTGTTCGGCATACCGATGTTTTATGCGGCACTTCTCTCCGGCGTTTTGACTTTCTTCATCTGCTATATGGAGAAATACGGTCAGAAGATTGTCGAAATAATAATAACAGTTTTGGTCGCAATAATCTGCATAGCCTACTTAATTGAAATCTTTCTTGCAAAACCAGATTGGGCACAGGTTGCGCTTCATACGCTCATACCCTCGATCCCGAACAAGGAAGCCCTCACAATAGCGGTCGGTATGCTCGGCGCAACTGTAATGCCCCATGTAATCTATCTACATTCGGAGTTGGTCCAATGCAGATGCAAAAAAGGCTCTTTTGAAGAAAAAAAGCACCATCTAAAAATGGAAAAAATCGATATAGTGATTGCAATGAATATCGCATTTTTTGTTAATGCGGCAATGGTCATAGTTTCTGCCGCAGTTTTTCACCGCAGCGGCATTGTTGTCGAAACGATGCAGCAGGCCCACAAGTCACTTGAACCACTATTGGGTTCGCTGTCAAGCGGGGTATTCGGCATTGCCCTGCTCGCCTCCGGGCTCTCTTCTTCAGCAGTCGGTACTATGGCCGGGCAAACTATTATGAGGGGGTTTATCAATTTAAATATCCCCGTAAATCTCCGAAGGCTTATTACCATGCTTCCAGCGCTGATTATAATCGGGTTAGGGTTAAACACGATGTACGCATTAGTAATCAGCCAGGTGGTGCTGAGCTTCATTCTGCCGATACCTGTCATACAACTGCTGATAATATCCGGCAGAAAAGATTTGATGGGCAGTCTTGTAAACAAACCTTGGGTACAGGCATTGGGTATTATTATAACCTGCGTAATAGTTGTCCTCAACGCCTTGCTTGTATTTTTTACGATAACCGGCCGAGGCTGA